TCAGTGGTTAGGAGCCGTGGCATCGAGGTGCCTGCTATTAGTTGGGTGACCTTTGGCAGACTGCTTAACACCTctacctcagtttccttacctgtCGAAATCTGCCTAATTATTTCATGGAGTCGTGAGAACTACACAAGTTAATTCTTAGAACAGggattaggctggcgccgcagctcagttggctaatcctctgcctgtggcccctgtaccccaggttctagtcccgattgcccttcttccagtccagctctctgctgtggcccgggaaggcagtggaggatagcccaagtggttgggccctgcacccacataggagaccagaggaggcgcctggctcctggcttcggatcggcgcagcatgccagccgcagtgcaccagccgtagcggccatttggggagtgaaccagtggaaggaagacctttctctgtctctgtctacctctgcctgtcaaaaaaaaaaaaaaaaaaaaaaaaggattaaagcagtataaaatgtttcctgatattaATGATGTAACTATTTAATAAAAGTGTATCTTGATTCTCCCAGAAGATAAACATGCCTAGTAATTTCCACTGTGGTTATTTGCCTTGGTACCCTGGCACTACACACAAGGTAATACAAATGCCAAGGTGGAGGTACAAAGATGACATCTCCACGTGATTTACCGATTGCCTAACAGACCAGACCTTACTCCAGAATGGAGAAGCTGCAGGACGAGGACAGGCACGTGATACAGGCTCTGGTAAGGACTCGGACAGAATCGCCGGGGAGCCATACCGCAAAGGGAAAAGCAGTTCTGGTAGTATTCTCATCAACCGCCTCCTGTTGGGCTTCTATATAAATTAACTTCTTCCTTTCACTGAGTCTTTTCCCAAGGAGTTTTTTAAACTGACAGCATTAATGATTTAGTTAGCTGTTACCAAGAACAAACTGCTTACCAAGACAGCCATCACCTCAGTAATTTTATGTGAGTGTTTCCTACTGATAGCATAAACAGTTGGCCTAGCTACAAcaggacagtttttttttaagtttgagaaATTGTAAAGCAAGCCAAGTAGTTGTATAAAATTTAAACTTTATGACCATGTTTGGACCTTTTATACACTTAACACAATGGAAAcgtttatattcattttttcccccaaaggaaAATTTTCTGAATCATCACTATGTTGTACAGCAGAATAGAAATATAAGCTCAGGTACTTATTCAAGTTTCTAAAGAATGCAAATAACAGACACAATTTCACCTCCAAAAATCTGAAGTCGTCAACATGATTTTGTTGTACTGTGCCTCCGGCTTTACCTAAAAAGCCATTATTACTCAGATACAGCCCTGCAGTCACATTTCCTTACAAACCCGCTGCCCGCCACAGCTTCCTGAGATCTGCGAGAACTGCAGCCTGCGGTCAACTCCATGAAGTACTGGCAGTTCCGGACCAAGGACAGCCGGCTACGTGTCGATCAGTTGCAGTCTGCTGATCTGATTAGACGCCTTGACGAACGCCTGGTGGCGATTGCAGATCACGGCCAGGCATATGGGGATGATGCAGTAGCCCACTGTTTTGGGGTCCGCCCTTGTACAAGAGTACAGGAACAAAAACATCTGCAAGTAAGGGACCAGGAAAATAATCGTCCACAACCAGAACGGCAGCGAGAGCAGCCGCGCCTTCAAGGAATGTGTCCACGTGGTCCCTGCCCGCGGCTCCTCGGGGTGCTGGTGGACGTGCTCCAGGGCCAGCCTGTTGTACGTCTCGTTGATCTCAAAGACGTAGTAGAAGGCCGCCGCGCTGGCCAGCAGGTACAGTCCCACTCCAATCCACCCCATCCGCTGGCGGAAGTTCATCATTCTCCATGCTCTGTGCCTTCAAATCAAACAAACAAGCAGTCAGGGCGGCAGAGCTGCGACGGCAGCCACTCCACACTAGCTGATGGCCTCCGGAGCCCTAGGGTACCCACACCTCCTACTGGAAGGGTTCCCGTACAGTAGGGGTGTCAGCAGCTTACAGGTGGTTTCATGCAAGTTACAGGCAAGCAAGGCTTCCATACACATCGAGTTCTGCTTTCTACTCCCACAAGGCAGACGTCCTTAGGCCCCGCTTAATAAATCGGAATACCTGCCCTTCGAAACTGCACTCAAGCTAGCGCCTCCGGGACTGCGCTTGTCCGGGCTCtactcgggccggcgccgcgcccCGTCAACACTTACAGTGGTCCCGGGAATCTTCCTGGCGCCCCGGCGGGCGGCAGAGAACCACTCGGTTCTGAGGACTCGGCCGGCTTCGGCATCTCCGGGGCAGCCGCCGCAGAAACCCCCGGGCCGCCCGCCCGGAGCACCAACTCGGTGCGAGCGCGGCGTGGGCACAGCGGTCACGCGGCCCCGGGCGCCGCCGCGGGAGCCCTGGCGCGGGGCACCCGGCCCGGCGGGGAGGCTCCCGCCCCTGCCGCGCCGCAGGCAGCGCTACGCCGGGCCCGGGCCCCGCGGCCGCCGGCCCACCTGCCAGCAAAGGCGACCAGCCCCGGGTCTCACCTTCCCGTCCCGAgtggcccgcccgcccgccgtcCCGGATGCCGCCGCAGTCGGGGCTTCCGGCTCGGGCCGGAAGCGCTcgcgccccgccccgcagggCCTGCCCCCTGGTGACGTCAGGGAGCCCCGACGGCCGGCTCGCCTGCCGCAGCCAGCGACCTCGAGGCCGCTCGAGTGGGCCCCGGCGTCGGCCAGCGTCGGGCTTGGCGGCCTTGCGGTTGGCGTTCTGGGCCCTGGAGCCTCGTCGCCTTCTCGCGCCATGGGTGTCTCCTCGTGCGGAGGGCGCCGCAGGGACGCCGCGGTCCGCCATCGATCGCCGCCTCGCGCGGCCTCCCGCTGTCCAGCCTGGCCCTCCAGAGCTCTGGATCCACGGTGAGTCCGCTGGGGACGCCAGAGGCGGACAGGAGACCGTGGCTGCTGGACCTGCGCACGTCGCCAGACCCGCCGGGGCCACAGCTGCGCCCCGAGCCAACTGGAGCGTCAGTCTTATCTCCGGCGCCGTGGCCGAGGCTCCCGGGAGACTGGTGCGGGGTGGGCGCGGACCCTGCAGAGCGCCGGACCCCCTCGGGACACAGACTGCTTGGGAGGGTGCTCGGGGGGCCTGAGAACGGGGAGGGCGCGCAGTAGGCATGCTGGGAGGAAGCCCCGGCCCAGAATTGTTTTAGAaaaacttatttacttgaaagtggtTCTTTAAGGATttgcttattgatttgaaattcagagttacagcgagagacggagagacaaggagagagattttccatccatcagctggctcactccctgaatggccacaacaaccaaggctggcacaggccggggccaggagccagagcttcatccgggtctcccaagtgggtgcggggacccaagtgcgtgggccatcccccgctgccttcccaggcgcgttagcagggagctggatcagaagtggagccgctgggaccagaaccggtggcaggcagcgacttaacctgatatgctgcagccccgcccccagacaGTGAATCTTCAGGCAGATTAAATGAGTTTCTGGAGAGAAGGGCGTGACAGTGGGCGAGCTGACCAGAGCTCTCGGGTATGGAGATGACCCCCTTGCTGTGGACCAGGACATGAGCCCAGAAGCGGGGCCGCCTCTGTTGGCACAGGCACTGGATGAGGCTCTTCAGCCTGCCCTGCCGTACCCGAAATACAAAAGGCTGAGAATGTTCTCGGTCAGGGACCCTCCAGAACCAGGGGAAGAATTTGAGCCCTGGATGTCCCAAACTACCCAGATGTTGGAGACATGGCTGGTGTCAAATGCAGAGAAGAGAGCCTTGGAGGCCCAGCACCGGATAAAGAACCCCTTGATTAAAGCCCCCCAATGCCTCCTGGCTCAAGTCAGCGTTTGGGGAGCTGGGGCTCATCTGCTTATGTCCTAGGGCTGGTGCAGAGAGGAGCCCTTGAGAAAGATGGTGggaggccagcccagcccctggcctgtggCAGTTAGCACACTGACAACGGAAGGGGAGAAGGCCCATCTGCAGGCAGGACCTGGCCTGAATCCCGGGgcaccaggaaggggcacctggcagTGAACAGAGTGAAGGTAGAGCAGTTCATATCCTGCAGGGACTGACGTTAACCAACCCCTGCCTGGTGCTGCCAATCGCTCTTCTGTGCTCTTCTTAATATAAATGCTTGTCCTCAGGTCTCCTGATGGGTCATGCACAGGAAGGCGGCGGGTCTGCATGGCTGTTTGTATTCACCCTGTGGGTGCTTTCTTCGTGCAGCATGTACAGGTTTATCACTTGCACGTGTGCAGTGACCTGAGGCCAGACAGCGCTCAGGTGCGTATTCTGAGCAGAGCTCATTGAGAAGTCAGCTGTCGGGTAACAGGTGCGGTGTGGCAGGTCACACGTGATCGTGTGCCATCAGTAGTCTTTAGGGGTGCCTGGCCCCACATTTGATGGTGAGGGTCACCGTCAGTGGttaatatgtttattattttcttcatgaGTCAGAACTGTATTCTGTTTAATCAGAACAAAAGGCAGTTGACagacgttgtggtgcagcgggttaagccacagcttgggacacccacttcccaccagagtgccagttcaagtcctggccactgactgatccagctacctgctaacgcacctgggaaggcagcaggtgatggctcaggtagggttcctgtcacccacatgggagacccagatggagatctgggtcctggcttcagtctagcctggcccagcacgggctgttgcaggcatctgggcagtgaagcagtgaattgaagatctttatctctctgcctctgtctctgtctctccgtgtCTTTGTCAGGATTGAATGCTGAGGTTGATAAATTTGCAACTCCCTTTTTTAACCGCACATTTCTGATGTGTGTCACTGATGCATGTGGttctgaatttcattttcatggtcGTTATAAATTATAGCTGTGaagttataaaatttaaaaatgttaataaaatgacTTCTCTGTTTTGCTTATATCAGGATTCCAGGAGGGATATCATTTGAACAAAGGGTTCCTTAAGCATGAATCTGGAAACCACTGGACCCACACAGACTTAGTCCTCTGGACTCGCTCCTCCTGTGGCCCGTGGACAGGAAGTCGTCTTCTAGGTGACACGGCAGGAGGGCCCACAGAAGCAGTAACAGAGCAGAATGAAGCCAGACCGGACTCAGATCCGTGCAGGCAGCAGGTCAGACGTGTAGGGTGCTCAGTtagggcagagaaggagagacgtgCATGGTGCTGGCCAGTGCACGGCAAACTGGACTGAAGGTGCTCCAGTCACCTCCCGTGATGCTCTTGTTAAGAATTCTGCATTAAAGGAAAAGGCAGTTTCACGTGGGTGAAGATGGACAGAGAAATTAGGGGAAACTTGTGCAAGGTGAAACAGCTTGAAAGTAGCTGGGCCAGAATCCTGTCCTCCATCTTCCTCCAGGGTCCTTATCCCCAAGACAAGAACCAGGCCATCCTAAGGGTACCTGTACCCGGAGCCTCATGAGGCGAGACGTTGTTGGTGCTCTACCCCATGTGCCCCGTATGTACCAGACTACCTTACTTGGAGTCAGCAAGCCCCCTGCAGACTGCACATGCTGGCAGTGGGACTAGGACAGCCCGGACGTCCCAGGGACGGGGAGAGGGTGGTGTGAGTCAGTTATTCCTCAGAAAGGAAGGGCAGTGGCGTGGGTGTTGGGTGcgacacttttttttcttttcttttttttttttacagagttacagacagtgaaagagagagacagaaaggtcttccttccattggttcaccccccaaaatggctgctacggcaggtgctgtgccgagccgaagccaggagccaggtgcttcctcctggtctcccatgtgggtacagggcccaagcacttgggccatcctccacgcttcctgagccacagcagagagctggactggaagaggagcaaccgggactagaacccggcatccatatgggatgcctgcgccacaggcggaggattaaccaagggagccacggcgctggcccgggTGTGACACTTAAgaccgcttgggacacccacccCCTGTTGGAGTACCCAGTCCtagtcctggctcttagcttccatctaatgcacaccctggtagcCCGTGCAggatcaagttcttgggtccctgctatccacatgggagacccagaatgagacTGGGCTGCtcccgttgcaggcatttggggagtgaacgagctaAAGGGAGATCActatgtgtctctgtctctctgcctttcaaataaaaattttggcaaaaaaaaagaaaaaagggtgaAAGTGATAGCACGAAGAAAATTTGAAGATTGCTGAAAGGTAGGAGAAAGTctaataaaaagaacattttattttttttaatatttatttatttatttgaaagtcagaattagaggcaaagacagaaaaatcttccatctactggttcactccccaaatagcgacaatggctggcactgccccgatctgaatccaggagctccttcggatttcccacttgggtacaggggcccaagcacctgggccatcttttgctactttcccaggccatagcagagagctggatcagaagtggagcagccaggtctcaaaccggcgcccatatgggacgccagcactgcaggcggcagctttacctgttcgccacagccacagcccccttATTTGATTTTAGATTCAAAAGCATCGTGTCTCTGTTAGGACTAAGTGTCAGGATTGCATTCTTTGTAAGCCCCTGTGCTCTCCCACCGGAAAGCTTGATGACAGGGACTTTGG
The DNA window shown above is from Lepus europaeus isolate LE1 chromosome 22, mLepTim1.pri, whole genome shotgun sequence and carries:
- the LYSET gene encoding lysosomal enzyme trafficking factor isoform X2, with product MMNFRQRMGWIGVGLYLLASAAAFYYVFEINETYNRLALEHVHQHPEEPRAGTTWTHSLKARLLSLPFWLWTIIFLVPYLQMFLFLYSCTRADPKTVGYCIIPICLAVICNRHQAFVKASNQISRLQLIDT
- the LYSET gene encoding lysosomal enzyme trafficking factor isoform X1, whose amino-acid sequence is MPKPAESSEPSGSLPPAGAPGRFPGPLHRAWRMMNFRQRMGWIGVGLYLLASAAAFYYVFEINETYNRLALEHVHQHPEEPRAGTTWTHSLKARLLSLPFWLWTIIFLVPYLQMFLFLYSCTRADPKTVGYCIIPICLAVICNRHQAFVKASNQISRLQLIDT